Part of the Pedobacter roseus genome is shown below.
AATTGCTTTTTAAAGCTTACATAGAGCCCGAAATTGTAGCACAATGGATGGGTACCAAGGTACTTAAACTCGAAAATAAAAAACATGGCAGTTATGTTTTCGAAACTTCAGATCAAAAAGGGAACGTAGCTTTTGTAGCCAGTGGTGTAATCCACGAATTTGTGCCTGAAGAGAAAATCACCCGGACATTCGAAATGGAAAATACGCCTTTTGCCGCGCAGCTTGAATTTTTAACCTTTGAAAAACTGACGGATGATAGGAGCAAACTTACCATGCACGTGATATACAAGTCGGTTGGTGTAAGAGATCAGATCCTGGCTTTACCTTTTGCCCAGGGCATTAATATGGCGCATAACCGTTTGCAGAATATCGTAGATCAATTAAAATAAAAAATTATGACAAAGAGAAACAAAATTATCTATTGGATCGCCACAGTTTGGCTTTCCCTGGGCATGTTATCAACCGGCGTTGTACAGTTATTAAAAACGAAAGAAGAAGTAGCCCTTTTTACCCAATTGGGCTATCCCGTTTATTTCCTCACTTTATTGGGTATCTGGAAAATTTTGGGTGTTATAGCCGTGCTTATTCCTAAATTTACTTTACTAAAAGAATGGGCCTATGCAGGTTTTTTCTTTGCGATGTCTGGCGCCGTTTTTTCGCATATCTCGGTGGCTGATCATAGCTTTTCGGCATATTTCGGGCCTATGTTATTGTTGGTATTAACCGTACTTTCATGGTATTTCAGGCCTGCAGAAAGAAAAATCGTTTCAACTAATCTATAATATGATGAACCCAAAAGCTGATTTTTATTTCAATAAAGCCAAAAAATGGCAGGAAGCAGTAAATTTATTGAGAACAATTGTGCTCGACTGCGGCCTTACAGAAGAGTTAAAATGGGGTTGCCCGTGTTATACATTAGATGGAAACAATATTGTTTTAATCCACGATTTTAAAGAGTATTGTGCTTTTTTGTTCTTTAAAGGTGCAATATTAAAGGATAAGGAAGGCATATTGATCCAGCAGACCGAAAACGTGCAATCGGCAAGGCAGATCCGCTTTACCAATGCATTACAGATTGTAGAAATGAAAGCAACCTTAAAGTCCTTCATTTTGCAAGCCATCGAGGTAGAAAAGGCAGGTTTAAAAGTAGAACTGAAAAAAACGACCGAATACAGTATTCCTGCTGAGTTCCAAAATAAACTGGATCATATTCCAGATCTAAAAGCAGCTTTCGAAGCCTTAACCCCTGGAAGGCAAAGGGGATACCTTTTACATTTTTCGGCACCGAAACAATCGAAAACCCGCGAAGCAAGGGTAGAGAAATATATGCCAAAGATTTTGAGTGGTAAAGGATTGGATGATTAGTGTTTGGGCGGTTTGTAATCCTGAGCGTAGTCGAAGGTTTTTTGCCCTACTCCCAGTCTTGCCTCGGCTCACCGCCGCCGAGGGGCTCTTTCTTTATCCTTGATGATAAAGAAACAAACAATCAAGGCTTGCATCTTTTATTGAACTAAGCTATCGAAATTCTTATTGCGGCAATATGGAGGCCCCGATGAAAAATCGGGACTTTATATTGCCTTGTGTTGTGGATTGTTGAGGGTTTGTGCCTGAATTTCAATGCTTATTCCGGCGAAAATCCGCTATGTCGGATATCAGGGCGCAGATAAAACCCAATGAAAAATCTATTCCTTTTCACTACATTTAATTCCAAAACCGCAATATGGATACTGCATTTTACTTAGATAAATTTCAAAAAGCAGCCGATCAGCTGGATCAAAAAGTGCTCCGTGAAAAAGAAATTGAAGTGGCTGTTGGAGAGGTTATGGATTCAGTATTTTTAAAACTCTATAAAAAATCCTGGGCAAGTCCCGGGGAAGATCCCTTAACCGCAGCATCGAGGATTTTCTTTTCCATTTGGGTAAATGATGACATAATTGAAGAACAAAAGATTTATTATAATATTCATGCATTTAAACTTCGGCACCTTAAAGGTTATGCAATACAAAGCAGGCAATTTGCCGATGTATTCAGAAGCCGTTTTAAGCTTTTCGAAAACCAATGGTCAAATGTGAGTGTAAAATTTGGTCCGCTAACTTTAATGGAAGGTTGGGTGAAGCTTAATCAGAGCAATTTTCAGCATGACGTTTTATCGTTGGCTAATAGTTTTTTATCAATAGCGCATTTGGTTGATGAAACGCTTTTGAAATTTAAAAAATAAAGTCATAGGAAATGAGTGTTTTTTATTTGGAAATGAGCGTACAGTAATTCTTGGTGGTCTTCAGCCCCGCCATTCGCTGTAGCTCCGATAGAAAAAATCGGAGGCTGCCGCTGCTGTCGGGTTTAGTTACAAGGGGTTATATGCCCTGCAACTTCAAAAATGAAAAGCTGTTTTAGCCATTTAGCCCCGGTTGAAGCGATATCCCGAAGTTTTCGGGACAGCAACGAGGTACGAGTAAGCGAAGCGTAAAAGCGGAAAACGGGAAGACATTTAATGTGTTGAACAGGCATTGCGCTCCAAATAAAAATTGATATTTTTCAAAAACGTGGCAATAAATTTAATACCAATATGAGCAAAACAAATAAAAAAGAACTATCCGCAGTACAAACATCAGATCTGCTCCATATTTTAAAACTCCGTTTCGAGCAAAACATAAACCGGCACAAAACTTTAGAATGGAATAAAGTACAGGAAAGGTTAACAGCCAAACCAGAAAAATTGTGGGTGCTTGATGAAATGGAAATTAGCGGCGGCGAACCTGATGTGGTGGAGTATGATGAAGCTACCGGCGAATATATTTTTTACGATTGCTCGGCTGAAAGTCCGAAAGGCCGGAGAAGTATTTGTTACGATCTTGAAGGGCTTGAATCGAGAAAAGAACACCAGCCCGAAAATAATGCGGTTGATATGGCCGCTGCAATGGGGATCGAACTGTTAACAGAAGAACAATACCGTTATTTACAACAACTCGGGAAATTCGATACTAAAACTTCAAGCTGGATTGTTACCCCTTCTGCAATCAGAAAACTTGGCGGTGCCCTATTTGGCGATCGCCGTTATGATCACGTATTTGTTTACCATAATGGTGCGCAATCGTATTATGCGGCAAGGGCTTTCCGCGGTTCGCTTCGAGTATGATTTTATAATAGTTTTTCGTAGCAGAAAAACCGCAACCCAGGACGTTTGGCCAAACCAATTTCACCACTAAAAGTATAACCTAATTTAGGAAACAATGCCTGCGTGGCCTTATTCTCGCTATTGGTATCTACCCTCAAAATGTTGATGCCATTTGCTTTGGCAACCTCCTCTGCCTGTTGCATTAAGGCTTTGGCAATGCCTTTGCCCTGGCAATCGGGATCTACAGCCAAACGGTGTGTAACAATCGCTTTTTCAGTAATGTCCCAACCGGCATCGGTATATTCAGGATCCTGATCGTTGGTAATGGCCGAAACCCCGACAACCTGCTCTTCTAATTCTGCTACCCATAACTGATCAATAGTAATATCCTTGGCAAATACTTCAGGATTTGGGTAATCATCTCCCCACTGGAAATTTCCGGCAGCACGCATTAAGGGTACAACTTTCTTTACGAGCTGCATAATTTGCTGGATATCTTCTGTAACGGCTAATCTTATTGTCATGGATGCAAAGATAATAGATAGGTTTATTGGTTCAGTTGTTCGTCGGTCATTTGTTTGTTGGTTCATTGGTTCAATAGTCATTTGTTTGTTGGTTCATCGGTTCAATAGTCATTTGTTTATTGGTTAGCATGAGGCAGAAACTGGATAACTGCCAACTGAGAACTGCCGACTGTTCAATCGACTCCAAACTAGTTTATGTTTAATCGACTTAGGACTAACCGATCTTCATCAAATCTTCATCTTTCAGTTTGATATTTGAGCATATTACTCTCCATCATATTCCGGCTTCTAAAGGCCTGTTAAGGAATTGTTTTGCCATTATTTAATTCCCATTTTCATAGTGTTAATTCAAAGTTAAACTTAATCTGATCTTAATATTGAATTAACATTAAGGCTGTTGTTTTGTACCAAAATAAAATAACAGAAAATGAAATCACGTATACTATCCCTGGTAAGTATTCTGGTACTCCTGGTCACATTTGCTCAGGCACAGGTTACAACATCTAGCATTAATGGAAAGATTAAGGATAACAAAGGTATCATCCCAGGGGCAACCATCGTTATGGTGCACGTTCCTACAGGTACAGTTTCTAAAGGTTCGTCAAACGAAAACGGCCTTTACCGCATTGGTAACTTAAATCCGGGCGGACCATACAAAATCACCGTAACCTTTGTTGGTTATAGTCCGGTAGTAAAAGAAAATATTTATTTAACCCTTGGTAACGACGTAAAACTCGATATCGATCTTCAGGAGCAGGGTAACCAGTTGGCTGAAGTAAGTGTTAAAGGGCAAAAAGGTGGAACAAAATCTGGTGCAGGTACCAGTATCGGCGAAGGTCAGATTAAAACCTTACCAACCATGAACCGCAGTTTACAGGATGTTACCCGTGTAACCCCTCAGGGCAGTAAAGACAATACCTTTGGCGGTACCAACTTCAGGTACAATAACGTAACTATCGATGGTGCGATTAATAACGATGCCATTGGTTTTAGTCCTTCGTTAGGTGGTCAGAGCGGAAGCTCGGGCATGCCGGGAAGCAGTACACGTACCAATCCGGTTTCGCTTGATGCGATCCAGGATGTTACCGTTCTACTTTCTCCTTACGATGTTAAAGTGGGTAACTTTTTAGGTGGTAGCATCAACGCGGTTACACGTGGTGGTACCAACGAAGTGGTAGGATCGGTTTATGGTTATGGCCGTAACGCTTCGCTAATCGGTAGAAACAAAATTGGCGATAACAGCAAAGAGCCTTCTGCTTTTCACGATTATCAAACCGGTTTCCGCGTAGGTTTCCCGATCATTAAAGATAAATTGTTCTTCTTTACCAATGAAGAGATTACCCGCCGTCAGGATCCGGTAATTTTGGGTGCAGGATCATCAGATATGAAATTGCTTACTTTGGCAGAAGCACAACAGATTTCAGACCGCATGAAAAATGCTTATGGTGTTGATGCAGGTTCGTTCGGTGATTACAATATCTATTCACAATCTAACAAGTTCTTTAACCGTTTAGATTGGAACATCAGCGAAAGCACCCAGTTAACCATCAGGAATAACACCATTATTTCGAAAGCAACAAACTTAGAAAGAGATCAGTCTAACTTCAGGTTTGGCGGTATCGATTTTAAACAGAACAACAACCAAACTTCAACCGTTGCTGATCTGAAAACCCGTTTTGGTAATTCAGCTACCAATAACTTAATAGTAGGTTATTCTACTGTCCACGATTTCCGTGATCCGCTTTCTAATCCGGCTTTGCCACAGATCGAGATTGCTTCAAACGGTGGAACATTGTTTTTAGGTACCGACCGTGAGGCCAGTATCTTCAACATGAAACAGAACACTTTCGAATTTACCGATAACTTTACTTACAGCACCGGTAACCATACTTTTACCGTTGGTACACACAACGAATTTTATAAAATCAACTACGGTTTTGTAAACTCATGGAATGGTCGTGTGGCTTATAGTAGCGTTGCCGATTTCCTGGCTAACCAGCCAAACAGGGTACGTACCAGTTATAACTATGATGATAACAGCCGCGATAATATTATTGCCAACCCAACTGCAGAATTTAATGTGAACATGTACAGTGTTTACGGTCAGGACGAAATCCGCATTGGCGACCGTTTTAAATTAACCCCGGGTTTACGTTTTGATATGGCAAACTTGCCAGATATGCCATCATTGAGTTCAAAAACAACCAACTCTCCTGTTGATCCCAACTATGGTACAACTTATACTTACACGCAGCCATCATCAATTACCGGAAAATTCCTGAACAAAATCCAGATTTCTCCTCGTGTTGGTTTTAACTTCGATGTATTGGGTAACCAAAGTTTGGTTATGCGTGGTGGTACCGGTTTATTTACCAGCCGTGTTCCTTTTGCATGGATCGGTTATGCTTATTACAACAACGGTGTAAACTACGGTGCTTTTGATAAATCGTATGTTTATACAAGTACAGATCCGACTAAAATCGTGAAACCGGCTGCGGGTTCCGATCCGATTAAAGATGCTTTAACTGGTAATGGCGAAGCAGGTTATGTAACTAACCAGGGCATAAATGTTAAAGATGCAAGTGGCGCTACGCAGGTAGATTTAGTTGACAATAACTTTAAAATGCCAAAAGCATGGAGAAGTAATTTAGCTTTCGATTATAAAACTGATGACCAGTGGAAATTTACATTGGAGGGAATTTTTAGCCAGGTAATTAAAGATGTGCAGTTTCAACAGATCAACTATGTAGATAATCCAAAATACATGGTTTATGATACACAGAAACAGATGCCAATTTATTCAGGTACCAAAATTAATCCTTTATATACCAATGCCTACCTTTTATCAAATACAGATAAAGGATACAAATACAGTTTAACAGCACAGGTAAGTAAATCACTTCCTATGGGCTTAGATATGATGGTGGCTTATACCTACGGAAGATCGAAAGATATTGCCAATGGTATCCGTAACTCGATGGAGTCTAACTGGCAGTTAAACCAGGCGCTTAATCCAAATAATCCAGGTTTGGCTTATTCTAACTTCGATATCCGCAACAGGATTATCTCGACCATCAATTACAGGTTAGATTGGTTTAAAAACAATAAATATGTATCTAACTTCTCGTTGTTCTTCAGCGGTCAGTCGGGTTCGCCATACTCATTGGGCTTAGTGAACACAAGGATCAATGGAACGGGACAAACCGTAAGTTTAATGTATGTGCCGGCTGTAGGCGAAACACAGAAATTCTTTGCCAATACACCAGATGGAATTGCACAGGCTGCAGCATTTGATAATTACATTAATGGTGATAAATACCTAAGTACCCGTCGTGGCGATTTTACAGAGCGTAACGGTGCACGTACCCCTTGGAATGTTCAGGCTGATTTCCGTTTCTCGCAGGATATTCAGGTGGCAAAAGGAAAACACCCGCATGTACTTACTTTAACTTACGATATTGTTAACCTAACTAATTTGTTGAATAAAGATTGGGGAATCCAGTATTTTTCTCCTAACACTTATAACTCTATGGCCAGTATGGGTATCAAAGTTCAAACTGCAGGCACACCAACAGCCTATCCGGTTTATACCTTTGCTCAAAAAGATGTAACTTCTTACTCAAAAGATTTCTTTGCATCACGTTACCAGATGCAATTGGGATTGAGGTATAGCTTCTAATCTTTTTAAAGAAATAGATATAACGGTCTGGCCTGATAAAGGTCAGGCCGTTTTTTGTTTAACATACGACGACTATTATTGCATTTTGTCATCCTGAGCGGAGTCGAAGGATCATTCGTTCTGCTTAATTGGCCACGGATGCACGGAAAACACGGAGATGTTTTAATTGAAATTATTATTGTAACAATTAAACAATTAAACTTTTTTATTACGCACCTGTCCAAATTATACACACAGCGTAAAGCTTGATTTATTTTTTTACTTAAAAGGTTAGGTTATGAAAAAGATTGTAAATGCGTTGCTCTTATTGGTTTTGGCGTTAAATTTTAGTGCATGCGTAGTGAGTGCACGAGCGCCACGTGCCCACTGGGTACCCGGTTACTATGTTGTTGGCCCTCATGGCGGTCGCCATTGGGTACACGGCCATTACCGCTAGTTTATCCTTACCAATTTTCTTTAACTCATGCTAATCAGCCGGGTTAAAAGCAAAGTCTGTGCTTTCCTTCTCCATTTGGAGAGGGATGCACTATTTTAGGTAAATCCACTTCCTTAAACATGGTGAGGTGTAACTATTGTAATGTTTCATTTAGAATACAGGAATAAAATAATACATTAGCGCTATTAATCTCTATTTTAACCATGCAGGAAGAAATTCTTTTACAGATAAGCGGAAAAATCAAAGAAAGACGTAAAGAACTTGGCATTACCGTTCAGGAACTTGCAGATAAGGCAGAAGTAAGTAAAGGCCTTATTTCCCAGATCGAAAACAGCAGGACCATCCCATCGCTTATGGTATTGATGGACATTATTAAGAGTCTGGAGATTGATTTAAACAGCTTTTTTAAAGATATCAATTTTCATAAAAAAGATGCCCCTGTGCTGGTAAAACGGAAGGATAATTACCAGAAATTCGAAAAAGAACAGGCTGTTGGCTTTAACTACTCGCGTATTTTAACCAAGAACATCAAATTTTCTACCGCCGATTTTGTGCTGCTCGAGCTTGAAGTAAATTCACACCGTCCGATGGTAAAAACTGAAGCTTTTGAGTTTAAATACATGATTGAAGGCAAGGTAGAATACCAGTTTGCAAAAAAGAAAGTGATACTCGAAAAAGGCGACTCCATGCTTTTCGACGGAAGGCTTTCGCATACGCCTGTTAACATTGGCGATACCAAGGCATTGATGCTGGTAATTTATTTCTTCGAGTAACAATTTAGTAAACAAAGTTTATTTATACTTAACAAATTTTTATCTTCATCTTTATAAACCAAGCCTATATTAGCAGGCAAATTATAAATATGAAAAAATTTCTTAAAAGCACTATTCTGCTGCTTTGCATTGCTGTGTGTGCACAGGCACAGCCAAAAAAAATTAAACATGTCATCCTCATCGGTTGCGATGGCTTTGGAGGTTATGCCCTGCAGGAAGCCAATATGCCTAATCTTAAAGCTTTAATGGCCAATGGCTCGTGGACCGATAAGGCGCGTTGTGTGCTGCCATCATCCAGTGCGGTTAACTGGGCTTCGTTGTTGATGGGAGCAGGGCCAACCGAACATGGTTACACCGAGTGGGACAGCAAGGTACCCGAAATCCCTTCAGTAACCAAAACTTCTTATGGCATATTCCCCACGATATTCAGCGTGATCAGGGATCAGAAAAAAACCGCTAAAACTGCTATTGTTTATAGCTGGAACGGTATCGGTTATTTGTTCGAAAAAGAAGCTGTAAATATAGTAGTGAACGGTAAAGAAAAAGATGATTTTTGTGCCGATACTGCTGCCGCGATTATTAAAAAAGAAAAACCTTATTTTACTTTTCTGCATTTAGACGAACCTGACAATACAGGACATGCCATCGGTCACCGTACACCCGCCTATTACAAACAACTGGAGCTGGTAGATCAGCGCATTGGTAAAATTGTAAAAGCAGTTAAAGATGCAGGTATTGCCGATGAAACCATTATTTTAGTAACTGCTGATCACGGGGGAACGGGTAAAGGCCATGGCGGTAAATCGCTTGATGAAGTGCAGATTCCATGGATTATTTCTGGTCCTGGTGTACGAAAAAACCACGAAATAAGAGATGTTATCATTACTTACGATACTGCAGCTACACTTGCCTGGTTGATGGGCTTGCAACAACCGCAAAGCTGGCGGGGAAAGCCTGTGTTAGAGCCGTTTGGCAAATAAGCTTCCCAGGCCAGGCAGATTTAACAATTTGATAACTTAACATTTGTTTACAAATAATAAACATTGTTTACTATTGTGTTTTAATGTTAATAATTATGGAAATTAGATTAATCTTGTTAGATAGGTTGGCATCCAATGATACCGTAGCCGGGATATTAAATTTATAATGCAATGAGCTTGCTTCATATTGCCCGTAAAAAAGCACAACACTGGCCCTATTGGCTGGTTACTGTGATTGGTGGTGTAGCAGCCTTTGGTTGTTACACCAGTATGTATGCGTTTAGGAAAGCCTTTGCTTCGGCCACTTTCGAGCATCAGGAATTTCTGCACATTGATTATAAGGTTTGGCTTGTGATTGCACAGATGGTAGGGTATACCCTTAGTAAGTTTTATGGTATCCGTTTTATTTCCGAATCGGGAAAAAGTAACCGCGCCAGGAGCATTATTTTTCTGATCCTTTTTTCGTGGCTTGCCCTGCTTGGTTTTGCGCTGGTACCTGCTCCTTACAATATTATATTTCTCTTTCTTAACGGTTTTCCGCTGGGCATGATCTGGGGTTTGGTGTTCAGTTACCTCGAAGGCAGAAAAACAACTGAGTTTATGGGCGCTTTAATGTCTATCAGTTTAATTTTTGCTTCAGGTTTTGTGAAAACCGTGGCCCGCTCTCTGATGTCCTTTGCTTCAGTAAGCGATTATTGGATGCCTTTTTTAACGGGTCTGGTATTTTTACCTGCCCTGCTGCTGTTCGTTTTCTGTTTGGAAGTAATTCCACCACCTTCAAAAGAAGATCAGGAGTTGCGTACCAAGCGGGTACCGATGGATGGGAACCAACGGAAGGCCTTTATCACCACATTTTTGCCAGGTATTATCTTAACCATCATCATTTATGTATTGCTAACCTGTATCCGCGATATGCGCGATAATTTTGAGGTAGAAATCTGGAATGGCCTTGGTATCCATAACAACCATATTTATACCCAGATTGATACGCTCATTTCGGTGGTGGTGCTGGTGATGATGGGGCTTTTGATCCTGATTAAAGATAATCTCAAAGCCTTTACCGTGATCCATATCATGATTATTGCCGGTTGTTTATTGATCGGCGTAAGTACCTTCTTTTTCGATCGTGGATATATGGGACCGGTTACCTGGATGGCTTTACTGGGAATGGGACTATACATGGCCTATATTCCGTATAATGCGATTTTCTTTGAACGGATGATTGCCAATTTTCACTATAAAAGTAATATCGGTTTTATTATGTATGTGGCTGATTCTATTGGTTATGTAGGTAGTTTTTCGGTATTGATGTTGCACGAGTTTGGAGAAACCAACATCAGCTGGATGCACTTTTTTAAAGAGTGTTTGTTTGCCGTTCCGCTGATTGGTGGCGTGTGCAGCATACTCTCATTAATTTATTTCAGAAGGAAAACATTGGCTACCAATAAAAAGATGCAAGCGTCAGGAAGCGTGGTTTTAACTGGGAAATAAAAAAAGTTTTGGCTGCTTTTTACCATTTATCGTCATTGCGGGAAGGCTTTTTCAGCCGACGAAGCAATCTTTATTGTGGTCGTAGAGCATGAATGATTGCTTCGTCGTTCCTCTTCACAATGACGATTTTTTTATTTGGAATTTGTTAATGGTAACGAAGTTGAGGTGGCTTTTATAAACAGTTTTGTCATTCCCAACCCGATAGCTATCGGATGACGAATAATTTTTAAAATATATTAACATCGATGTAGGTGCTATTTAAAGCATCTCACACAAAAAATAAATAAACAATGAATAAACATTTCGATCTTATTGTAGTTGGCGGTGGTATTTTAGGTACTTTCCACGCTTACCATGCCTTACTTTTAGGTAAATCTGTATTGCAGCTCGAAAAAGACAATTTTCCGGTAGGGGCTACAGTACGCAACTTTGGTCAGGTAGTGCCATCGGGTATGGAGGCCGAATGGTTTGAATATGGTGTGGCCGGTTTAGAGATTTATAAATCCATCCAGCGTGAATTTGATATTTCTGTACAACAGAACGGCAGTGTGTACATTGCCTCAGATGATGATGAATGCACCTTGATCCACGAGTTGAAAGCGCATTACGATACCATTGGTTATACAACAGAATTGCTCAATCAGGAAGCTATTTTAAAAAAGTATCCGGCCATTAAATCTTCTTATGCCAGGGAGGCCATATTTTTTCCGCAGGAAATCAGCGTAGCACCCGATCAGATGATCCACCGTTTGCACCAGTACATGCAGACAAAATTCGAAAAGTACACGCTTAAATACAATAGTCCGGTTACCGCATGCGAAAGCAAAGGCATCGGGGTAGAAGTGGGACTGAAAAACAATACCGAGCTTTTTACGGCCGAGAAAGCCATTATCTGCAATGGTTATGAGTTTAAATTGCTGTACCCCGAATTGTTTAGCGAAAGCGGCATTGTGGTAAGCAAATTACAGATGATGCGCAGTATCCCGATGCCCGATGTAGCACTGGAAGGCAATATTTTAACGGGTTTAACTACCCGCCGTTACGAGAGTTTTGAGCACTATTGTCCTTCATTTAAAAGCATTAAAACACCTGAACATTACGAAGAACTGAAAAAATGGGGCATCCATATCCTGTTTAAAAAAGCAGCAGATAATACCATCATCATCGGCGATTCGCACGTATATGCTGATGTAAACCATTTTGATGACCTGGGCTTCGATTTAAGTACCCACATTAATGACTTGATGTTAGCCGAAGCTGCCCGGATAGTGGATTTTGATGTACGCAAACTGCAAAGTACCTGGGCCGGATTTTATCCGCAGCATGCTACCAAACACATTGTAACTTACGATCTGGACGACCGTATCCATATCCGCACTGCCATTGGCGGCAAAGGAATGACCGCAAGTGCCGGTTATGCAGCAGAAAGCATTAAGAAAATACTGTGTTAACAAATACTAAACAAAAACAAGGTATTTTGTTAACTTTATGATTGCATTGGGCTAACATGCACATCTTATCATTGCATCTATAAACCATAAAAATTTTATAGATAAATGAAACATCTCTACAAGATGAAGATGTGCATGGTAGCTTTATTGTTATTATGCCTCACGCCCTATTTTACATGGGCGCAAACAAAAATAGCCGGTATGGTTAAAGACGATGCACAGCAACCGGTTCCCGGTGTGAGTGTATTGGTAAAAGGCACCAAAAAAGCCACTTCAACCGATTTATCTGGCCGTTTTACCCTCGATGCCAAAACGGGCGAAACGCTTGTGGTAAGTTCAATCGGTTTCCTTACACAAGAGGTGCAGGTTACCGGAGCAAACCTTAACATCATCCTAAAAACAGATTCGAAAAACCTAAACGAAGTGGTGGTTACCGCCCTTGGTATCCGTAAAGAAAAGCGGAACCTGGGTTATGCCATTCAGGAGGTTAAAGGCGCCGATCTGGTAAAAGCCAGAGAAGCCAACCCGGTAAATGGTTTAGTAGGTAAAGTTGCAGGTTTAACCGTGGGTGTATCATCCGAACTTTTGGGCCGTTCGTC
Proteins encoded:
- a CDS encoding TIGR03364 family FAD-dependent oxidoreductase, translated to MNKHFDLIVVGGGILGTFHAYHALLLGKSVLQLEKDNFPVGATVRNFGQVVPSGMEAEWFEYGVAGLEIYKSIQREFDISVQQNGSVYIASDDDECTLIHELKAHYDTIGYTTELLNQEAILKKYPAIKSSYAREAIFFPQEISVAPDQMIHRLHQYMQTKFEKYTLKYNSPVTACESKGIGVEVGLKNNTELFTAEKAIICNGYEFKLLYPELFSESGIVVSKLQMMRSIPMPDVALEGNILTGLTTRRYESFEHYCPSFKSIKTPEHYEELKKWGIHILFKKAADNTIIIGDSHVYADVNHFDDLGFDLSTHINDLMLAEAARIVDFDVRKLQSTWAGFYPQHATKHIVTYDLDDRIHIRTAIGGKGMTASAGYAAESIKKILC
- a CDS encoding DUF5690 family protein — its product is MSLLHIARKKAQHWPYWLVTVIGGVAAFGCYTSMYAFRKAFASATFEHQEFLHIDYKVWLVIAQMVGYTLSKFYGIRFISESGKSNRARSIIFLILFSWLALLGFALVPAPYNIIFLFLNGFPLGMIWGLVFSYLEGRKTTEFMGALMSISLIFASGFVKTVARSLMSFASVSDYWMPFLTGLVFLPALLLFVFCLEVIPPPSKEDQELRTKRVPMDGNQRKAFITTFLPGIILTIIIYVLLTCIRDMRDNFEVEIWNGLGIHNNHIYTQIDTLISVVVLVMMGLLILIKDNLKAFTVIHIMIIAGCLLIGVSTFFFDRGYMGPVTWMALLGMGLYMAYIPYNAIFFERMIANFHYKSNIGFIMYVADSIGYVGSFSVLMLHEFGETNISWMHFFKECLFAVPLIGGVCSILSLIYFRRKTLATNKKMQASGSVVLTGK